A window of the Brassica napus cultivar Da-Ae chromosome A2, Da-Ae, whole genome shotgun sequence genome harbors these coding sequences:
- the LOC106416335 gene encoding protein LATERAL ROOT PRIMORDIUM 1-like, whose product MGMVGLRDVYLVAPAYHHHQNVGLVSGSDQINSNAAAASLGVGVIPLLTAAPAQQQHQNVEDTDINFLGNSRRWQHNDSSNNQTEYLHFKSTTVASTSNNSGSGSAGTATCQDCGNQAKKECKQRRCRTCCKSRGFDCSTHVKSTWVSAARRRERQVMPTTAGSSPSTSSGTKKPRIAGAQQQATSHTSTSNTPPQSFDTSSSQKDGGSREAWPGQVRAAAVFKCVKVTAMEDGGDEYAYQAVVKIGGHIFKGFLYDQGLEPKEGFPNMSDLHLGGGASNHNVVSASQPILDPPNVYGGGGGAGAGFYS is encoded by the exons ATGGGCATGGTCGGTTTAAGAGACGTCTACCTTGTTGCTCCGGCGTACCACCACCACCAGAACGTTGGACTTGTATCTGGATCCGATCAGATTAATAGTAATGCAGCGGCGGCTTCGCTCGGCGTCGGAGTTATTCCTCTTCTCACAGCGGCTCCGGCGCAGCAGCAGCATCAAAACGTGGAAGACACCGACATTAACTTCCTCGGAAACAGCCGGCGATGGCAGCACAATGACAGCAGCAACAACCAGACGGAGTATCTTCACTTCAAGAGTACGACGGTGGCCTCGACTTCGAACAACTCGGGGTCGGGCTCAGCGGGAACCGCCACGTGTCAAGACTGTGGTAACCAGGCCAAGAAAGAGTGTAAGCAGAGGCGGTGCAGGACGTGCTGCAAGAGCCGTGGCTTTGATTGTTCGACTCACGTGAAGAGCACGTGGGTCTCTGCGGCTCGTAGGAGAGAGAGGCAGGTCATGCCCACAACGGCTGGCTCGTCTCCGTCGACCTCCTCAGGGACCAAGAAGCCGAGGATCGCCGGGGCTCAACAACAAGCCACTTCTCATACTTCAACTTCTAACACGCCTCCTCAAAGTTTCGATACTAGCTCCAGCCAAAAAG ACGGAGGGTCAAGAGAAGCGTGGCCGGGACAAGTTAGGGCCGCAGCGGTGTTCAAGTGTGTGAAAGTGACGGCAATGGAGGACGGGGGCGACGAGTACGCTTACCAGGCGGTGGTGAAAATCGGTGGACATATCTTTAAAGGCTTCTTGTATGATCAAGGGCTTGAACCTAAAGAAGGTTTTCCTAATATGTCGGATTTGCATTTAGGTGGGGGAGCCAGTAACCACAACGTTGTGTCTGCCTCGCAGCCTATTCTCGACCCGCCAAATGtctatggtggtggtggtggtgcagGCGCTGGGTTTTACAGTTAA